The proteins below are encoded in one region of Chaetodon trifascialis isolate fChaTrf1 chromosome 11, fChaTrf1.hap1, whole genome shotgun sequence:
- the LOC139339099 gene encoding leukocyte cell-derived chemotaxin 1-like has protein sequence MAGNSEKVPIASAGPEDLQQFMPPAYSAVAVKPAATGRLLKAGIAVLIAGTLLLLLGAVGAFYFWNNNEKHVYNVHYSMSINGKVEEGTMEIDTANNMERFSTGSGADEAVEVHDFEIGITGIRFSGGEKCYIKTQVKARLPDVEALNKDSMTFDLEDEVMPAKFEDDLIWVAADTPLSDSAFLSNKIKDLCGDLPIFWLRPTYSTSGQRKRRAAPRQRRQAAGAEEEEEDVEAEFNPENPYQRGLEGEQGSMNIDPMLDHQGVCCTECRRSYTHCQRICEPLGGYHPWPYHYRGCRVACRVIMPCNWWVARILGLV, from the exons ATGGCCGGGAACTCAGAGAAAGTACCGATCGCCTCGGCGGGACCGGAGGACCTGCAGCAGTTCATGCCTCCG GCCTACTCCGCCGTGGCCGTGAAGCCCGCCGCCACCGGCCGTCTCCTAAAGGCCGGGATCGCGGTGCTCATCGCAGGGACCCTCCTGCTGCTACTGGGGGCAGTCGGAGCTTTCTACTTCTGgaacaacaatgaaaaacac gtctaCAATGTCCACTACAGCATGAGCATCAATGGAAAAGTGGAGGAGGGTACGATGGAGATCGACACAGCCAATAACATGGAGAGATTCAGCACCGGCAGCGGAGCGGACGAGGCCGTGGAGGTCCATGACTTTGAGATT GGGATCACAGGCATCCGGTTTTCAGGAGGAGAGAAGTGCTACATCAAGACCCAAGTGAAGGCCCGTCTGCCCGATGTGGAGGCTCTCAACAAGGACTCGATGACATTCGACCTG GAGGACGAGGTGATGCCGGCCAAATTTGAGGATGATCTGATCTGGGTGGCAGCTGACACTCCCCTCTCCGACTCAGCCTTCCTCAGCAACAAGATAAAGGACCTGTGTGGAGACCTGCCAATCTTCTGGCTCCGTCCCACCTACTCGACCA gcggacagaggaagaggagggccgCCCCCCGCCAGCGCCGCCAGGCAGCCGGggccgaggaggaggaagaggacgtgGAGGCAGAGTTCAACCCGGAGAACCCCTACCAG AGAGGTCTGGAGGGTGAGCAGGGCTCCATGAACATCGACCCCATGCTGGACCACCAGGGCGTGTGCTGCACCGAGTGCCGTCGCAGCTACACCCACTGCCAGAGGATCTGCGAGCCGCTGGGGGGGTACCACCCGTGGCCGTACCACTACCGAGGCTGCAGGGTGGCCTGCAGAGTTATCATGCCCTGCAACTGGTGGGTGGCGCGCATCCTGGGTCTGGTGTAG
- the LOC139339489 gene encoding protocadherin-8-like has translation MGGIGWNGLLVLVCVSLASLAAVTQGKTVKYQTFEEDAPGTVIGNLAKDISSSASSSGGSRTNFRMMKQFNSSFIRLRESDGQLTIGERIDRERICKHTLHCLIAFDVVSFSKEQFKLIHVEVEVKDINDNSPEFPRKESSLEISENTAVGTRIPLDFAVDDDVGVNYIQSYQISVNSHFSIDVLSRADGVKYAELVLMKELDRETQGSYALELVAMDGGNPSRTGTTRINIKVKDYNDNSPVFDRNSFSVDLPEDAPVGSLLLDLNAEDPDEGLNGEVVYGFGNQVPTEIRQLFRVDRKTGRLTLESPIDFESKNTYEFDVQATDLGPNPSPAICKIVVQVQDVNDNAPEISITPMTSITAGIAYITEAAARESFVALVSTSDRDSGANGQVHCTLYGHDHFRLQQAYEDSFMIVSTSPLDREKIPEYNLTVVAEDLGSPPFRTITQYTIRLTDENDNAPVFSKPVYEVAVVENNAPGAYITTVVARDMDMGSNGKVSYKLADTYFMGSPISTFVSLDPASGSLYALRSFNYEMMKQLELRITASDGGSPPLSGSANVYVRIVDQNDNAPIITQPALNNGSAEVLLPRDAPSGYVITRVEARDADEGVNSELSYGLATGEPSVFSVNKATGEIYLNQVLSHEVDETLSVTVTVSDNGRPALTSTATLHFLIIAGSPPSDRTVYQAGSGDEVHAQWDLSVVIIVVLAGSCTLLLLAIILIATTCNRRKRDKSGEDSDSYGEKGTLERGRNHVVDNPLLPLHGGGGGAAFEGHSYSSQPGGFTPAHPGGSDGCSASEDGSEVPCVYDSDSNSKLRGNKHEGYSTLPGYGNGKEAVRPITIWKGNSYTTISARDPAFSGKDSGKGDSDFNDSDSDVSGDTGLKKDGAVGPPMGGQPGLWACTSECKVLGHSDRCWSPSAVRANAAPSPAPTLSSFSSLSKTASLPRDPHRRDNYYQAHIPKTVGLQSVYEKVLHREYDYVLVTPPRPVRVQEISDITLPVYTPTPTHCPNNDV, from the exons ATGGGAGGAATAGGGTGGAACGGGTTGTTGGTGCTAGTGTGCGTCTCTTTGGCAAGCCTGGCTGCTGTCACACAAGGAAAGACGGTGAAATATCAGACGTTTGAGGAAGACGCACCAGGGACAGTGATTGGAAACTTGGCCAAGGACATCTCCTCCAGTGCCTCTTCCTCAGGGGGCTCCAGGACCAATTTCAGGATGATGAAACAGTTCAACTCCTCTTTCATCCGTCTGAGGGAGAGCGACGGGCAGCTGACCATAGGAGAGAGGATAGACAGGGAGCGGATCTGCAAACACACCCTGCACTGCCTCATCGCTTTCGACGTGGTCAGCTTCTCTAAAGAGCAGTTCAAACTCATCCACGTCGAGGTGGAGGTCAAGGACATCAACGACAACTCCCCCGAGTTCCCCCGGAAAGAGTCGAGTCTGGAGATCTCTGAGAACACAGCGGTGGGCACGCGGATCCCGCTGGACTTTGCCGTGGATGACGATGTTGGGGTGAACTACATCCAAAGCTACCAGATCTCTGTAAACAGCCACTTTTCAATTGACGTGCTCAGCAGGGCCGACGGGGTTAAATATGCGGAGCTGGTGCTCATGAAGGAGCTGGACCGGGAGACGCAGGGTTCTTACGCGCTGGAGCTGGTCGCCATGGACGGTGGCAACCCGTCCCGCACCGGAACAACGCGCATCAACATCAAGGTGAAAGACTACAACGACAACAGTCCGGTGTTCGACAGGAACAGCTTCTCCGTGGATCTGCCCGAGGACGCACCGGTGGGCTCCCTCTTACTGGACCTGAACGCGGAGGACCCGGACGAGGGGCTGAACGGTGAGGTGGTGTACGGGTTCGGGAACCAAGTGCCCACAGAAATACGACAACTCTTCAGAGTGGACAGGAAGACCGGACGGCTCACTCTGGAGAGCCCGATTGACTTTGAAAGCAAGAACACGTACGAGTTTGACGTCCAGGCCACCGACCTGGGTCCGAACCCGAGCCCGGCCATCTGCAAAATTGTAGTGCAAGTGCAGGACGTTAACGACAACGCACCGGAGATCTCCATCACCCCGATGACGTCCATCACGGCGGGGATAGCGTACATCACCGAGGCTGCGGCCAGGGAGAGTTTCGTGGCTCTGGTCAGCACCTCGGACAGAGACTCCGGCGCTAACGGACAGGTGCACTGCACGCTGTACGGGCACGATCacttcagactgcagcaggCGTACGAGGACAGCTTCATGATTGTGAGCACCAGCCCGTTAGACCGGGAGAAAATCCCCGAATATAACCTCACAGTCGTGGCGGAGGATCTGGGCTCCCCTCCCTTCAGGACCATCACTCAGTACACGATAAGACTGACAGATGAGAACGACAACGCTCCTGTGTTCAGTAAACCGGTGTATGAGGTGGCGGTGGTGGAGAACAACGCGCCTGGCGCATACATCACCACGGTGGTGGCGCGGGACATGGACATGGGGTCAAACGGGAAGGTCAGCTACAAACTGGCAGACACGTACTTCATGGGCTCCCCTATTTCCACCTTCGTGTCATTGGACCCCGCAAGCGGGTCGCTTTACGCGCTCCGGAGCTTCAACTATGAGATGATGAAACAGCTGGAGCTCCGCATCACGGCCAGCGACGGCGGATCCCCGCCCCTGTCCGGCAGCGCCAATGTCTATGTGAGGATAGTAGACCAGAATGATAACGCGCCAATCATCACTCAGCCGGCTCTCAATAACGGCTCCGCTGAGGTCCTCCTGCCCCGGGACGCACCGAGCGGCTACGTCATCACCCGGGTGGAGGCGCGGGATGCGGATGAGGGCGTGAACTCGGAGCTGTCCTACGGGCTGGCCACCGGTGAACCCTCCGTGTTCTCTGTGAACAAAGCCACCGGGGAGATCTACCTCAACCAGGTGCTCAGCCACGAGGTGGACGAAACCCTGAGCGTGACCGTGACGGTGAGTGACAACGGGAGACCCGCGCTCACTTCCACCGCCACGCTCCACTTCCTCATCATCGCGGGCTCCCCGCCGAGCGACAGGACAGTGTACCAGGCAGGCAGCGGGGACGAGGTGCACGCGCAGTGGGACCTGTCTGTGGTGATTATCGTTGTGCTCGCGGGGAGCTGCACGCTCCTGCTGCTCGCCATCATCCTCATCGCCACCACCTGCAACCGGCGCAAACGGGACAAAAGCGGAGAAGACAGCGACTCGTACGGGGAGAAGGGCACGCTTGAGAGGGGCAGGAACCATGTGGTGGACAACCCGCTTCTGCCTCTCCATGGGGGCGGGGGAGGAGCGGCCTTTGAGGGACACTCCTACAGCAGCCAGCCCGGTGGGTTCACGCCGGCTCACCCCGGGGGCAGTGACGGGTGTTCGGCCTCAGAGGACGGCAGCGAGGTGCCCTGCGTGTATGACTCAGACAGCAACAGCAAGCTACGAGGGAATAAACACGAG ggctACTCCACTCTGCCTGGCTATGGGAATGGCAAAGAGGCGGTGAGGCCCATCACCATCTGGAAGGGGAACTCTTACACCACCATTTCTGCCAGGGACCCGGCCTTCAGTGGCAAAGACAGTGGCAAGGGGGACAGTGACTtcaatgacagtgacagtgatgtcaGTGGAGACACTGGCCTGAAGAAAGATGGAGCTGTGGGTCCTCCCATGGGCGGCCAACCTG GTCTGTGGGCTTGTACCAGCGAATGTAAGGTCCTGGGTCACTCAGATCGCTGCTGGAGCCCCTCAGCAGTCAGAGCCAATGCAGCGCCCTCTCCAGCCCCgaccctctcctccttcagcagccTCTCCAAGACGGCCTCCCTGCCCCGGGACCCCCACCGCAGGGACAACTACTACCAGGCCCACATCCCCAAAACAGTGGGTCTGCAGAGCGTGTACGAGAAGGTGCTGCACAGAGAGTACGACTACGTGCTGGTGACCCCACCCAGGCCTGTGAGGGTGCAGGAGATCAGTGATATAACCCTCCCTGTTtacacccccaccccaacacACTGTCCCAACAATGACGTCTAA